One Deltaproteobacteria bacterium genomic window carries:
- a CDS encoding HU family DNA-binding protein, translating to TAAKKTAAKKTARKTATKKTAAKKTATKKTARKTATKKAAAKKAAAKRKRRN from the coding sequence ACTGCCGCCAAGAAGACCGCGGCGAAGAAGACCGCGCGCAAGACCGCCACGAAGAAGACTGCCGCCAAGAAGACCGCCACGAAGAAGACCGCGCGCAAGACGGCCACGAAGAAGGCCGCGGCCAAAAAGGCCGCCGCCAAGCGCAAACGCCGCAACTAG